A part of Maridesulfovibrio hydrothermalis AM13 = DSM 14728 genomic DNA contains:
- a CDS encoding ABC transporter ATP-binding protein, protein MSLLSVQNLEVVYNDVVLVLKGLSLNVKKGSITTLLGANGAGKSTTLKAISGLLEGEDGKATSGTILYENEPVNIQSPEKMVRQGIFQVMEGRRIFEDLTVEENLRCGGYTQPAKNFSTNLEKVYTYFPRLKERRVQLAGYMSGGEQQMLAIGRAVMACPKLLLLDEPSLGLAPLLVEEIFDIVKKINKKEGVTVLLVEQNARMALSLADYGYIMENGRIVMDGKGADLLHNPDVQEFYLGLSHGGEKRSYRDVKHYRRRKRWLG, encoded by the coding sequence ATGAGTCTGCTAAGCGTTCAAAACCTTGAAGTTGTCTACAATGATGTTGTACTCGTACTCAAAGGTCTTTCCCTCAACGTAAAAAAAGGAAGCATCACCACCCTGCTGGGAGCCAACGGAGCCGGTAAATCAACCACTCTGAAAGCAATATCAGGACTGCTGGAAGGCGAAGACGGTAAAGCAACTTCCGGAACAATATTATATGAAAACGAGCCGGTAAATATTCAAAGCCCTGAAAAAATGGTGCGTCAGGGTATTTTTCAGGTCATGGAGGGCCGCCGCATTTTTGAAGACCTCACAGTCGAAGAAAATCTGCGCTGCGGCGGGTATACACAGCCCGCAAAAAACTTTTCAACCAACCTTGAAAAAGTCTATACATATTTTCCAAGACTGAAAGAACGCCGCGTACAACTGGCAGGATACATGTCAGGAGGAGAACAGCAGATGCTTGCCATAGGACGTGCTGTAATGGCTTGCCCCAAACTGCTTCTACTTGATGAACCTTCTTTAGGTCTGGCTCCGCTGCTGGTAGAAGAGATCTTTGATATTGTGAAAAAAATCAACAAAAAAGAAGGGGTCACCGTCCTGCTCGTAGAGCAGAATGCCCGCATGGCACTGTCTCTCGCCGACTACGGCTACATCATGGAAAACGGACGCATAGTCATGGACGGCAAAGGCGCAGACCTGCTCCATAACCCTGATGTTCAGGAATTCTATCTGGGGTTATCGCACGGAGGGGAAAAAAGAAGCTATCGTGACGTTAAGCACTACAGGCGAAGAAAACGCTGGCTGGGATAA
- a CDS encoding chemotaxis protein CheA, with protein sequence MSDDMTTQVFKEEAYELLGELETSLLELEDVPDDMDLINRIFRALHTIKGSGSMFGFEAIAEFTHEVETVFDMVRNGDLAICKELLTLSLSSRDHIYAMLESPDGASDPATGEAILKGLKAIAAGGSLEEPAVQEDAESGILPELPADEPADEPAVAPAKATVSKLPAKLYQIAITPDTGSEVGGEALTPLMQELDRIGIVRSEVFHTGGDAGKGGQWWDVIFESEVDSLSIEEIFFFTDVPITVKVREVAQEDLNEIFDAGLADETGEDLPAAPTKKLGEILVERGDVEPEDVKEVLADQKPLGELLAEKGVVSREQVDSALAEQSAAKEFRTSRKRVEVASSIRVSAEKLDYLVDLVGELVIVQAQISQVVGEKGDPALTVLSEELERLSDELRDSTLGIRMLPIGTTFSKFRRLVRDLSEDLGKEIALQTNGAETELDKTVIERLSDPLIHLLRNSIDHGIEQPDVRKAKGKPGQGTITLTAEHSGGDVLILINDDGKGMSKELIRAKAIEKGLITADAELTAKELFNLIFEPGFSTAQCVTSVSGRGVGMDVVKRAIDSLRGSIDIDSVEDKGTVITIRLPLTLAIIDGLQVRVEGGYYVIPLSLVEECVELTRKDVEESNGQQFVNLRGEIVPYIRIREWFDIEGESPEIEQIVITGLDGNRVGVVVDTVIGEHQTVIKSLGRVYRDVEGISGATIKGDGTLALILDIPKLFRTVLAEIKAAG encoded by the coding sequence ATGTCTGATGATATGACTACTCAAGTTTTCAAGGAAGAAGCTTATGAGCTTTTAGGAGAACTTGAAACCTCTTTGCTTGAGCTTGAGGATGTACCTGATGATATGGACCTGATTAATAGAATTTTTAGAGCCTTGCATACTATCAAAGGCTCCGGTTCTATGTTCGGGTTTGAAGCCATCGCTGAGTTTACACATGAGGTTGAGACGGTTTTTGATATGGTCAGAAACGGTGATCTTGCCATTTGTAAAGAGCTTCTGACTCTTTCTTTATCATCCAGAGACCATATTTATGCAATGCTTGAGTCTCCTGACGGGGCAAGTGATCCTGCAACGGGGGAAGCCATTTTAAAAGGGCTTAAGGCTATTGCTGCTGGTGGAAGTTTAGAAGAGCCTGCTGTTCAAGAGGATGCAGAATCTGGGATTTTACCTGAGTTACCAGCCGACGAGCCAGCCGATGAACCTGCTGTTGCTCCGGCAAAAGCCACTGTCTCGAAATTGCCGGCCAAATTGTATCAGATTGCCATAACTCCTGACACTGGCAGCGAGGTTGGCGGCGAGGCGTTGACCCCTCTTATGCAGGAGCTTGATCGCATTGGCATTGTTCGTTCAGAAGTCTTTCATACCGGAGGGGATGCAGGGAAGGGCGGTCAGTGGTGGGATGTCATCTTTGAAAGTGAAGTGGACAGCTTGTCGATTGAAGAGATTTTCTTTTTTACTGATGTTCCTATTACTGTAAAAGTCCGTGAGGTTGCGCAGGAGGATCTGAATGAAATATTTGATGCCGGACTGGCTGATGAAACCGGCGAAGATCTTCCTGCTGCGCCAACCAAAAAACTTGGTGAAATTTTAGTCGAGAGAGGCGATGTAGAGCCTGAAGATGTCAAAGAGGTTCTGGCTGATCAGAAACCGCTCGGTGAATTGCTTGCCGAAAAAGGGGTGGTCAGCAGAGAACAGGTTGACAGTGCCCTTGCCGAGCAAAGTGCCGCAAAAGAATTTCGTACTTCACGTAAGAGAGTCGAAGTTGCATCTTCAATCAGGGTTTCTGCTGAAAAGCTGGATTACCTTGTGGATCTTGTCGGAGAGCTGGTTATTGTTCAGGCTCAGATAAGTCAGGTTGTAGGTGAAAAGGGTGATCCTGCGCTGACAGTCCTTTCAGAAGAGCTTGAACGTCTTTCTGATGAACTGCGGGATAGCACTCTTGGAATCAGGATGCTTCCGATCGGTACAACTTTCAGCAAGTTCAGAAGGCTGGTGCGCGATCTTTCAGAGGATCTGGGTAAAGAAATTGCCCTTCAAACCAATGGTGCTGAGACAGAGCTTGATAAAACTGTTATAGAGAGACTAAGTGACCCTCTTATTCATTTGTTAAGAAACTCTATTGATCATGGAATTGAACAGCCTGATGTTCGTAAGGCCAAAGGGAAACCCGGGCAGGGAACAATCACTCTTACTGCTGAACATTCCGGTGGTGATGTCCTTATCCTTATTAACGATGATGGCAAAGGGATGTCCAAGGAGCTTATCAGGGCAAAAGCTATTGAGAAAGGGCTTATCACCGCTGATGCAGAATTGACGGCAAAAGAACTTTTCAACCTTATATTCGAGCCTGGATTTTCAACCGCGCAATGCGTTACCAGCGTTTCAGGGCGTGGCGTGGGGATGGATGTCGTCAAGCGGGCGATTGATTCTCTGAGAGGCAGTATTGATATTGACAGCGTAGAAGATAAGGGAACTGTCATTACCATCAGGCTGCCCTTGACCCTTGCTATTATTGATGGACTGCAAGTCCGGGTCGAGGGTGGATATTATGTAATACCATTGTCACTGGTTGAAGAATGCGTTGAACTGACCCGCAAGGATGTAGAAGAGTCCAACGGTCAGCAGTTTGTCAATCTGCGTGGTGAAATTGTCCCGTATATTCGAATCCGTGAGTGGTTTGACATTGAAGGAGAATCTCCTGAGATTGAACAGATTGTTATCACCGGACTTGACGGCAACAGGGTCGGGGTTGTGGTTGATACTGTTATCGGTGAGCATCAGACTGTTATTAAAAGTCTGGGCAGAGTTTATCGTGATGTTGAAGGCATTTCAGGTGCGACTATAAAAGGGGACGGAACCCTTGCACTTATTCTTGATATTCCAAAACTGTTTCGTACTGTCCTTGCAGAAATTAAAGCAGCAGGTTGA
- a CDS encoding PAS domain-containing sensor histidine kinase: MRSDIKSLQDRVDLLEDQNIRFRNEIKQLRGMIDAPRNVMQFSFDREHRYITYNQAHYEFVKHNWGVTIYPGMTILDIFDNKTDRESAREHFDRVLQGESYILKREYKRRKGETKFYENTYVPILENGFITAGTVSAHDITQWSEKEKEGRKFRSIFDKALEGIFRSTAQGRFIEANREMARILGYESPEELIKSITDISSQLYCDPIERDTVMTILRDQEVVKDFETRMFRKDGTPIWVEFNARCEKNDLGQTLYIEGKLTDISTRKKTEQRRQQMMQAEKMASLGVLVAGVAHEINNPNSYLTLNLPLLKDVWNDAQEILDEYSDEYGDFVLGGLEYSELREQLPYLLNEMMEGATRIKDIVAQLKDYSRQDADDEREYIELNDIVRGALTFVRHKIKNSARHFELILPEISPVVEGNPQRLIQVLMNLIVNSCEALPEKDSQLSITVKTTKSGSDKNQFATITVVDNGCGIPDKNLRYIEDPFFTTKRDSGGTGLGLSISSNIMKKHNGYLEFKSPAEGGTRATIKLPLYS, from the coding sequence ATGCGCTCAGACATCAAATCATTGCAAGACCGTGTAGATTTGCTGGAAGACCAGAATATACGTTTTCGCAATGAAATAAAACAATTACGAGGTATGATAGATGCCCCTCGCAATGTCATGCAATTCTCATTTGATCGTGAGCACCGCTACATCACCTACAATCAAGCCCACTACGAATTTGTTAAACACAACTGGGGTGTAACGATCTACCCCGGCATGACCATTCTCGACATTTTCGATAATAAAACTGACCGCGAATCAGCACGCGAACATTTTGACCGGGTTTTACAGGGCGAATCATATATTTTGAAGCGCGAATATAAGCGGCGCAAAGGGGAAACTAAATTCTATGAAAATACCTATGTGCCCATCCTTGAAAATGGCTTCATTACTGCCGGAACAGTTTCGGCTCACGACATTACCCAATGGAGTGAAAAAGAAAAAGAAGGCCGTAAGTTCAGATCAATTTTCGACAAGGCTCTTGAAGGTATTTTCCGATCCACAGCGCAAGGAAGATTCATCGAGGCTAACCGGGAAATGGCCCGCATACTCGGCTACGAATCACCCGAAGAGCTTATAAAATCCATAACGGATATCAGCTCCCAGTTATACTGCGATCCTATTGAACGTGACACTGTAATGACTATCCTGCGGGATCAGGAAGTAGTCAAAGATTTCGAAACCCGCATGTTCCGTAAAGACGGAACCCCCATCTGGGTCGAATTCAATGCACGCTGCGAAAAAAATGATCTGGGACAAACTCTCTACATAGAAGGCAAATTAACTGATATTTCCACCCGTAAAAAAACCGAACAACGCCGCCAGCAGATGATGCAGGCCGAAAAAATGGCTTCACTGGGTGTGCTGGTTGCAGGTGTTGCCCACGAGATAAATAACCCCAACAGTTACCTGACTCTCAACCTGCCTCTGCTCAAAGATGTCTGGAACGATGCACAGGAAATATTAGATGAATACAGTGATGAGTACGGCGATTTTGTTTTAGGAGGTCTGGAGTACTCAGAACTGCGTGAACAACTCCCTTACCTATTAAACGAAATGATGGAGGGAGCCACACGTATCAAGGATATTGTTGCTCAGCTAAAAGATTACTCCCGTCAGGATGCCGACGATGAGCGGGAATACATCGAGCTAAATGATATTGTACGCGGCGCGTTGACCTTTGTGCGGCACAAAATAAAAAACTCCGCCCGGCACTTTGAATTGATACTTCCCGAAATCAGCCCTGTTGTGGAAGGCAACCCGCAACGTCTGATTCAGGTATTAATGAATCTGATAGTAAACAGCTGTGAAGCCCTGCCGGAAAAAGACAGCCAGCTTTCCATAACCGTAAAAACTACAAAAAGCGGGTCAGATAAAAATCAATTTGCCACAATCACCGTCGTGGACAACGGCTGCGGTATACCAGACAAAAACCTGCGCTACATAGAAGATCCATTTTTCACCACCAAACGAGACAGCGGCGGAACCGGACTTGGACTGTCTATTTCATCCAATATCATGAAAAAACACAATGGCTATCTGGAATTCAAATCGCCCGCAGAGGGTGGAACCAGAGCAACAATAAAGTTACCGCTTTATTCCTGA
- a CDS encoding phenylacetate--CoA ligase family protein, with amino-acid sequence MDRSNKIYDPIEKDSAEVRAERQFNKISSVIKTAINSSGEFKSRMDAAGLRAEDIKSLDSFSKIPVLRKKELISMQQDKGLDWLLTAAPGQLSRIYQSPGPIYDPEGREKDYWGWTEGFYAAGFRAGDLVQMTFSYHLTPAGLMLEEPLREIGCAVIPAGPGNTPVQIQLMTGLPVSGFVGMTSYLKVIAEKAVKEGLDPKKDFKLDVAFVAAERLPESLRNEVEEAFDMKVRQGYGTADLGCIAYECLELGGMHVSSRCYVEICDPETGNPLPPGETGEVVVTPYTLSYPLIRFATGDLSRMVDTPCDCGRTSPKLAGILGRVDDTAKVKGQFIYPAQAAEVVKDFPQIKKFQIVITNESGRDRLTIRLRVKGILDEKAFVPAFQNKIKLRPALEILDTDETLKDDAAPLVDLRTYE; translated from the coding sequence ATGGATAGATCAAATAAAATATATGACCCTATTGAAAAAGATTCAGCAGAAGTTCGTGCAGAGCGTCAGTTTAATAAAATCAGCTCAGTCATAAAGACTGCCATAAACTCTTCAGGTGAATTCAAATCCCGTATGGATGCGGCAGGACTACGCGCTGAAGACATCAAAAGTCTGGACAGCTTTTCAAAGATTCCTGTGCTCCGTAAAAAAGAGTTGATTTCCATGCAACAGGATAAAGGACTGGACTGGCTTTTGACAGCAGCCCCCGGTCAGCTCAGCCGGATATATCAATCACCCGGTCCAATCTATGATCCGGAAGGCCGCGAAAAAGATTACTGGGGCTGGACAGAAGGTTTTTACGCCGCTGGGTTCCGCGCGGGAGATCTGGTTCAGATGACTTTCAGTTATCACCTTACTCCGGCCGGACTTATGCTTGAAGAGCCATTGCGTGAAATAGGCTGCGCGGTAATCCCCGCTGGCCCCGGCAATACTCCGGTTCAGATACAGCTTATGACCGGCCTGCCCGTCAGCGGCTTTGTAGGTATGACCAGCTACCTTAAAGTTATTGCTGAAAAAGCTGTGAAAGAAGGATTGGACCCTAAGAAAGATTTCAAACTTGATGTAGCCTTTGTAGCAGCTGAAAGACTTCCTGAATCACTTAGAAATGAAGTTGAAGAAGCTTTTGATATGAAAGTCCGACAGGGTTACGGTACAGCTGACCTTGGCTGCATAGCCTACGAATGTTTAGAACTCGGTGGAATGCATGTTTCAAGCCGCTGCTATGTTGAGATATGTGATCCGGAGACAGGAAATCCTCTTCCTCCGGGCGAGACAGGTGAAGTGGTCGTAACCCCCTACACCCTGTCCTATCCGCTGATCCGCTTTGCCACAGGTGATCTTTCACGGATGGTGGACACACCATGTGACTGCGGCAGAACATCACCGAAACTGGCAGGTATTCTGGGCCGCGTTGACGACACAGCCAAAGTTAAAGGACAATTTATTTATCCGGCGCAGGCAGCTGAAGTTGTTAAAGACTTTCCACAAATCAAAAAATTCCAGATTGTGATTACCAATGAAAGCGGCAGAGACAGGCTGACCATAAGGTTAAGAGTGAAAGGAATACTTGATGAAAAAGCATTTGTCCCCGCCTTTCAGAATAAAATCAAACTTAGACCGGCTCTTGAAATCCTTGATACTGACGAAACTCTAAAAGATGACGCCGCCCCTCTTGTGGACTTGCGTACTTACGAGTAA
- a CDS encoding metallophosphoesterase, whose amino-acid sequence MLNDNFKIKRSVLIATDLMTVALPVTIYFRAELPYLLKLFLQGAGYSWAAIIACMVPVGLCVEPVRWGLKILGNGFKVPGLKIFAVLCLISSAMVIGGYVNATSPVVREVEFDLSGGSAGAREYRIVAFTDLHAGKLMSRDRVGAIINMINGLKPDMVVMVGDILDDLDAEFSGAADELARIKAPLGKYAVLGNHEYYLGDGWSRQILEKQGIKTLTDESIIVDDHFLLAGRNDFAAFFRSGNRLPLTDIIPEGNTLPIILLDHTPRYLEEAQEAGVALQISGHTHNGQLFPFNLIVKRIYEEEYGSYSKGNTKYYISCGVGFWGPPLRTSSRPEVVLMKIKI is encoded by the coding sequence ATGCTGAATGATAATTTTAAAATTAAACGATCAGTTCTTATCGCCACCGATTTGATGACTGTTGCGTTGCCTGTCACTATATATTTTCGAGCAGAGCTTCCTTATCTGCTGAAATTATTTTTGCAGGGTGCTGGTTATAGCTGGGCTGCCATCATTGCCTGCATGGTTCCCGTCGGGCTTTGCGTTGAACCTGTCCGCTGGGGGTTGAAAATACTGGGTAATGGTTTCAAAGTGCCCGGACTTAAAATTTTTGCAGTTCTTTGCCTGATCTCATCTGCTATGGTTATCGGCGGATATGTTAATGCTACCTCACCTGTTGTGAGAGAGGTTGAGTTTGATCTTTCAGGAGGTAGTGCCGGAGCCAGAGAATACCGCATTGTTGCTTTTACCGACCTTCATGCCGGAAAACTCATGTCCCGCGACCGTGTAGGAGCAATAATCAACATGATCAACGGTCTTAAGCCGGATATGGTTGTTATGGTCGGTGATATTCTGGATGATCTTGATGCAGAATTTAGCGGCGCAGCTGACGAACTTGCCCGCATCAAAGCACCACTGGGGAAATATGCTGTTCTCGGGAATCATGAGTATTACCTCGGTGACGGATGGTCTCGGCAGATTCTTGAAAAACAGGGGATCAAAACTTTGACTGATGAAAGCATCATCGTTGATGACCATTTTTTATTGGCTGGAAGAAATGATTTTGCCGCGTTTTTTCGAAGTGGCAACAGACTGCCCCTTACTGATATAATTCCTGAAGGAAACACGCTACCGATTATTTTACTTGATCACACTCCGCGTTATCTTGAAGAAGCGCAAGAGGCCGGGGTGGCTTTACAGATTTCCGGACATACCCATAACGGGCAGCTTTTTCCTTTTAATTTGATAGTCAAAAGGATTTACGAAGAGGAATACGGAAGTTACAGCAAAGGTAATACAAAGTATTACATAAGTTGCGGAGTGGGGTTCTGGGGACCGCCGCTAAGAACCAGCAGCCGGCCCGAAGTTGTTTTGATGAAAATTAAAATTTGA
- a CDS encoding CheR family methyltransferase codes for MPRMKDKDREDRSEAAPASITPKMSEADFKKFSTLIKGEFGIKMPLSKKTMLEARLQKRLRSLGFNNHSEYCKYLFSTGGFERELTQLIDVVTTNTTDFFREPKHFEIMLSSVLPDLSQRIGRPIKVWSAGCSSGEEPYTLCMVLNEFAERNPDFKFSLLATDISTDILRKAKNAVYPMNKVEVIPLALKKKYLLKSKDRTKALVRIAPEVRNKVDFRRLNFMEPFPFKDQKDIIFCRNVVIYFDRETQTTLFNKFCSRLSKGGYLFIGHSESISGMDLPIRQIAPTVYQKV; via the coding sequence ATGCCCAGAATGAAAGATAAAGATCGTGAAGATAGAAGTGAAGCAGCCCCTGCTTCAATCACCCCAAAAATGAGTGAGGCTGATTTTAAAAAATTCAGTACGCTTATCAAAGGGGAGTTCGGCATTAAAATGCCGCTGTCGAAAAAGACTATGCTTGAAGCCCGGCTTCAGAAAAGGCTTCGTTCATTAGGATTTAATAATCATTCTGAGTATTGCAAATATTTGTTTTCTACGGGAGGCTTTGAAAGAGAACTGACTCAGCTGATTGATGTAGTTACAACCAATACAACAGATTTTTTCCGGGAGCCTAAGCATTTTGAAATAATGCTCAGTTCCGTTTTGCCGGACCTCAGCCAGCGTATTGGGCGGCCTATTAAAGTCTGGTCTGCGGGGTGTTCAAGCGGGGAAGAGCCTTATACTTTATGTATGGTTTTAAATGAATTTGCAGAAAGGAACCCTGATTTTAAATTTTCACTTTTAGCAACGGATATTTCAACAGATATACTTCGCAAAGCAAAGAATGCGGTATATCCCATGAATAAGGTTGAAGTTATCCCCTTGGCTTTGAAGAAAAAATACTTGCTAAAAAGTAAAGATAGAACCAAAGCATTAGTTCGTATTGCTCCTGAAGTTCGAAATAAAGTAGATTTCCGCAGACTTAATTTTATGGAACCTTTCCCTTTTAAAGATCAGAAAGACATCATATTCTGTAGGAATGTAGTCATTTATTTTGACAGAGAGACTCAGACAACCTTATTTAATAAATTCTGTTCCAGATTGTCTAAAGGCGGATATTTATTCATAGGTCATTCCGAAAGTATTTCCGGCATGGACCTTCCTATCAGACAGATAGCCCCCACTGTTTACCAAAAGGTTTAA
- a CDS encoding sigma-54-dependent transcriptional regulator, with the protein MNKTAFPKNPVLLVDDEETWTRSFSLALKSAGINNILCCNDSRKVESILETTEVEVIAADLSMPYVSGEDLIRLVNSRYTDIPILVITGMSQVETAVQCVKLGAFDFFVKTYDKSSLVSGIRHAIQIRELKRENITLRSRFLDDKLEHPETFEHIVTENATMRSIFKYIEAIAESSQPVLITGESGVGKELIAGVIHKASGRSGEFVPINVAGLDDNIFADTLFGHKRGAFTGADKARPGLVVNAASGTLFLDEIGDLAHASQLKLLRLVQEREYMAIGSDLTRKTDARIIAATNINPEKLGESNTFRSDLYYRLKAHHVHIPPLRERKEDLPLLVDHFLSEACKNEGRKKPQVPAELIALLMTYDFPGNVRELQFIILDAISCTDGINLNIKRLQNHIGNIPKITREPAVTGERIAFGNELPTLKEVCEELTLEAMRRSDNNQSSAASILGISRQALNKRLNKMKQKNSNS; encoded by the coding sequence ATGAACAAGACAGCCTTTCCAAAAAATCCAGTCCTGCTCGTTGATGACGAAGAAACATGGACCCGCTCATTCTCCCTTGCACTCAAATCTGCAGGGATTAATAATATCTTGTGCTGTAACGATAGTCGCAAAGTGGAATCCATCCTTGAAACCACAGAAGTGGAAGTCATTGCTGCGGACCTTTCCATGCCATACGTCAGCGGCGAAGACCTGATCCGGCTGGTCAATTCCCGATATACCGACATCCCCATTCTGGTCATCACTGGAATGAGTCAGGTGGAAACCGCTGTCCAATGCGTAAAACTCGGTGCGTTTGATTTCTTTGTCAAAACTTACGATAAAAGTTCACTTGTCTCCGGCATACGACACGCTATCCAGATTCGCGAACTGAAAAGGGAAAACATCACCCTGCGCTCCCGCTTCCTTGATGACAAACTTGAACACCCTGAGACATTTGAGCATATCGTCACCGAAAATGCGACCATGCGTTCTATATTCAAATACATTGAGGCAATCGCAGAATCCTCACAACCGGTACTCATTACCGGCGAAAGCGGCGTGGGCAAGGAACTCATTGCCGGAGTGATTCATAAAGCCAGCGGCCGCAGCGGCGAGTTTGTACCGATCAATGTTGCGGGCCTTGATGATAATATTTTTGCCGACACTCTTTTTGGACACAAACGCGGTGCATTCACCGGTGCGGATAAAGCCCGCCCGGGGCTGGTGGTAAATGCAGCTTCCGGAACACTTTTTCTTGATGAGATAGGCGACCTTGCCCATGCATCACAGCTCAAGCTCCTGCGGCTGGTACAGGAAAGAGAATACATGGCCATAGGCTCAGACCTGACCCGCAAAACCGATGCCCGCATAATTGCCGCTACAAATATTAATCCCGAAAAACTGGGGGAAAGCAACACTTTCCGCAGCGACCTTTATTACAGATTGAAAGCTCACCATGTGCACATCCCGCCGCTTCGTGAACGCAAAGAAGACCTTCCGCTGCTGGTTGATCACTTTCTCAGTGAAGCATGCAAAAATGAAGGCCGCAAAAAACCACAGGTTCCTGCCGAACTTATCGCTCTGCTCATGACATACGATTTCCCCGGCAATGTGCGCGAACTTCAATTCATTATTCTTGATGCCATCAGCTGCACTGACGGGATCAACCTGAACATTAAACGGTTGCAAAACCATATAGGTAATATCCCGAAAATCACCAGAGAACCGGCTGTTACGGGCGAAAGAATTGCTTTCGGCAATGAACTGCCGACATTAAAAGAAGTATGCGAAGAACTCACCCTTGAGGCAATGCGCAGGTCTGATAACAATCAGTCTTCAGCCGCATCCATTCTAGGCATTTCCCGACAGGCGCTCAATAAACGGCTAAATAAAATGAAGCAAAAGAACAGCAACAGCTAA
- a CDS encoding protein-glutamate methylesterase/protein-glutamine glutaminase, protein MLNKKIKVLIVDDSALVRQALQQLFGTDPSIEIIGSAGDPFAAAEIMKKVVPDVITLDIEMPKMDGLTFLRKLMSQHPIPVVICSTLTDKGSESYMKALEYGAVEVITKPKIGTKHFFEESCIRVCDVVKAAAMTSPRKLSARPMTVQPKLNADAVLPKARNTGVTLQTTEKVVLVGASTGGTEAIQNFLQRMPLDCPGIAIVQHMPEQFTAAFAARLNTICQITVKEAATGDSILRGQALIAPGNQHMLVKRSGARYYVEVKDGPLVSRHRPSVDVLFRSGAASAGRNAVAVIMTGMGDDGAKGMKEMHDAGTYTIAQDEASCVVFGMPHEAIKAGGVDKVTSLRNIPTEIIARCR, encoded by the coding sequence ATGTTGAATAAAAAAATCAAAGTATTGATAGTTGATGATTCCGCTTTGGTGCGTCAGGCTTTGCAGCAGTTATTTGGTACTGATCCTTCAATAGAGATCATCGGCAGTGCCGGAGATCCTTTTGCTGCTGCTGAGATTATGAAAAAAGTTGTGCCTGATGTAATCACTCTTGATATTGAAATGCCTAAAATGGACGGGCTTACTTTTTTGCGTAAGCTTATGAGTCAGCATCCTATTCCGGTTGTTATCTGCTCAACGCTGACGGATAAAGGCTCTGAAAGTTATATGAAAGCATTGGAGTACGGGGCTGTTGAAGTAATTACCAAGCCTAAAATCGGCACTAAACATTTTTTTGAAGAATCCTGCATCAGGGTTTGCGATGTGGTCAAGGCGGCGGCAATGACTAGCCCCAGAAAGCTTTCAGCACGGCCTATGACTGTTCAACCGAAGCTTAATGCTGATGCTGTTCTGCCCAAAGCCCGAAATACAGGAGTTACCTTGCAGACTACCGAAAAAGTAGTGCTTGTAGGAGCTTCGACCGGCGGAACGGAGGCAATTCAGAATTTCTTACAGCGGATGCCCCTTGATTGTCCGGGGATTGCTATTGTTCAGCATATGCCGGAGCAGTTTACTGCCGCTTTTGCCGCCCGTTTGAACACCATCTGCCAAATTACAGTTAAAGAAGCAGCTACCGGAGACAGTATCCTTCGTGGACAGGCTCTGATTGCACCGGGCAATCAGCATATGCTGGTTAAAAGGTCCGGTGCGCGTTACTACGTTGAAGTAAAAGATGGTCCTCTGGTCAGCCGTCATAGACCTTCAGTTGATGTTTTATTTCGTTCCGGAGCAGCAAGTGCCGGCAGAAATGCAGTTGCGGTGATTATGACCGGAATGGGCGATGACGGTGCGAAAGGAATGAAAGAAATGCACGATGCCGGAACTTATACTATCGCTCAGGATGAAGCCTCCTGCGTTGTTTTCGGTATGCCTCATGAGGCCATTAAGGCCGGCGGTGTAGATAAAGTTACATCGCTGCGCAATATACCTACAGAAATTATTGCGCGCTGCCGCTAG